In Fusarium oxysporum f. sp. lycopersici 4287 chromosome 6, whole genome shotgun sequence, a single window of DNA contains:
- a CDS encoding hypothetical protein (At least one base has a quality score < 10), protein MVTQENKDKLGYIVAYQEMLLWFMRTAREGIRRHGASLGGPSAFMDAPPQDHAIVSHVRHVLVRISGRSNRAQLELLGTHVEIIDLSLMFRYLIEFHPRPFYKIELGDVVDYKRKVGTHKHNQDDVVRQHERQAKEEQAKSRREKRERIKAQAEAT, encoded by the exons ATGGTGACCCAAGAGAACAAAGATAAGCTTGGCTACATCGTTGCCTACCAGGAGATGCTACTGTGGTTTATGAGAACCGCAAGGGAGGGGATTCGCCGCCATGGAGCCAGTCTAGGTG GACCTTCCG CGTTCATGGATGCCCCCCCGCAGGATCATGCAATCGTCTCCCACGTTAGGCACGTCCTTGTACGCATTAGCGGGCGTAGCAATCGGGCTCAATTGGAGCTATTGGGAACGCACGTGGAGATCATCGATCTCTCATTGATGTTTCGATATCTCATTG AATTTCATCCAAGACCTTTTTACAAAATTGAGCTTGGAGATGTCGTTGACTACAAGA GGAAGGTTGGGACGCATAAGCATAA TCAAGACGACGTTGTCCGACAACATGAGCGCCAAGCGAAGGAAGAACAAGCAAAATCGCGCCGCGAAAAGCGCGAGAGAATTAAAGCACAGGCGGAAGCAACATGA
- a CDS encoding insulysin, giving the protein MLKPRVLPKAQWPILRSLILTKGSNYVFRKTLKDPDNVNHCVGTWFYVGSRDDRDVRTKTLLLEQMLREPAFDQLRTKEQLGYIVGSGRRSFSTTYGFHFLIQSEMAPEFLDSRIEAFLMRYADTLEKMSETELEDHKRSLIVRRLEKLGKLEEESKQHWDEIESEEYDFEFRQLDAARIRQLTKAEIVDFFNQHLNPTSSQRARLSIYLKAQCKAEGVDKRQEEAQKNADEEPHAGDAVEAAEEITNVRFWKAGLTVSSGVRPVKHVSDFERWYVPLKACRTNLKHWVYGTLSRLR; this is encoded by the exons ATGCTGAAGCCGCGGGTTTTGCCCAAGGCCCAGTGGCCTATCCTGCGGTCACTCATTCTGACCAAAGGTTCCAACTACGTCTTCAGAAAGACCCTCAAGGATCCCGACAACGTCAACCACTGCGTCGGGACTTGGTTTTATGTTGGTAGCAGAGACGATCGCGACGTTCGAACCAAGACTCTACTTCTGGAACAGATGCTCCGTGAGCCAGCCTTTGATCAGCTCCGGACTAAGGAGCAACTCGGTTACATCGTCGGGAGCGGACGTCGATCATTCTCGACGACATATGGTTTCCACTTCCTCATCCAGAGTGAGATGGCACCAGAGTTCCTTGACTCGCGTATCGAGGCTTTCCTCATGAGGTATGCGGACActctggagaagatgagcgaGACTGAGCTTGAGGATCACAAGCGAAGTTTGATCGTCCGGCGTCTAGAGAAGCTTGGAAAACTGGAAGAAGAATCTAAACAGCATTGGGACGAAATCGAAAGCGAAGAATATGATTTTGAGTTTC GTCAACTCGATGCCGCCCGGATTAGACAGCTAACCAAGGCTGAAATTGTGGATTTCTTCAACCAGCATCTCAACCCTACTTCCAGTCAGAGGGCACGCTTATCGATTTATCTAAAGGCCCAATGCAAGGCTGAAGGGGTCGATAAGCGACAGGAAGAGGCTCAGAAAAACGCTGACGAGGAGCCGCACGCTGGAGATGCCGTTGAGGCGGCCGAAGAAATTACCAACGTCAGGTTTTGGAAAGCTGGTCTCACTGTCAGCTCGGGGGTCAGACCTGTCAAACATGTAAGCGACTTTGAGCGTTGGTATGTGCCGCTTAAGGCTTGCCGTACGAACTTAAAGCATTGGGTCTATGGTACTTTGTCACGGCTTAGGTGA
- a CDS encoding insulysin has product MPHSEREEDAPTVAGNAHIPVTLVTDSLEKPLQDDRKYRVIRLGNELEVTLVHDPKTDKASAALDVNVGYFSDEPDIPGMAHALLFMGTKKFPIENEYGQYISANAGDSNAYTGPTSTTFFFDISAKPDNGQEPSDTNPSPLREALDRFAQFFIEPLFLAETLDRELQAVDSEHKKNLQNDTWRLPQLGKFLSNPEHPFCHFGTGNFEALKTLPEARGINVRDKFIEFHARHYSANRMKLVVLGREPLDVLQKWVAELFSPVINKKLPPNRWPGELPFREADLGRQCFAKPVKDSIELNLQFPFIDEESMFATQPSRYISHLIGHEGPGSIMSCIKSKGWANGLTAGASPICPGAPGTFDVEVLLTEEGLENYPEIVKIFFQYISLLRESPPQEWIFQEQKKMADIDFMFEQKTPACEFTCRISSAMQKPLPREWLLSGHSRLREFAPDEIQKALATIHPDNFRMTIVSREYPGNWDQKEKWYGTEYRHEKIPDDLMEECRKAFAVSPKDRLSALHLPHKNKFIPTKLEVKRKEVDKPAQNPRVIRNDCIARTWWKKDDTFWVPRANVVVSLKTPLIYASAENNVKARLFSDLVRDRLEEYSYDAKLTGLQYNVGLHSRGVFLEIGGYNDKLPVLLEQVVTTMRDLDIKEDRFEIVRERLIRGYSNWQLQSAYCQISNYTKWLNAPGGDFIAEELATALSSVSLEGVRLFQKQMLGQVFIEVYVNGNMYKKDALKATHMVESRLANLSISIYRHLM; this is encoded by the exons ATGCCTCACTCGGAACGCGAAGAAGATGCCCCCACAGTAGCGGGCAATGCTCATATACCCGTGACGCTTGTTACTGACTCCCTCGAGAAGCCTTTACAAGACGATCGTAAATACCGAGTTATCCGTCTGGGGAACGAGCTCGAGGTTACCCTGGTGCATGATCCCAAGACCGACAAGGCCAGCGCTGCGTTAGATGTCAATGTGGGATACTTTAGCGATGAGCCTGATATTCCCGGTATGGCCCATGCG CTTCTCTTCATGGGCACCAAGAAATTTCCAATTGAGAACGAATACGGCCAATATATCTCCGCCAATGCAGGAGATTCAAATGCTTACACAGGGCCGACATCGACAACCTTCTTTTTCGATATCTCTGCCAAGCCGGACAATGGCCAGGAACCTTCCGATACCAACCCATCTCCTCTGCGCGAGGCTCTCGACCGATTCGCCCAGTTCTTCATTGAGCCTCTCTTCCTTGCCGAGACCTTGGATCGAGAGCTACAGGCTGTCGATTCAGAACACAAAAAGAATCTCCAAAACGACACGTGGAGGCTGCCTCAGCTAGGGAAGTTTCTCTCTAACCCTGAACACCCGTTCTGCCACTTCGGTACTGGCAATTTTGAGGCTCTCAAGACACTTCCCGAGGCACGTGGAATTAATGTGAGGGACAAGTTTATCGAGTTTCATGCCAGACACTATTCAGCAAACCGCATGAAACTAGTTGTTCTAGGTAGAGAACCGCTTGACGTGCTTCAGAAATGGGTCGCTGAGTTGTTCTCTCCtgtcatcaacaagaagcttccGCCAAACAGATGGCCCGGCGAACTTCCTTTCAGGGAAGCCGATCTCGGTAGGCAGTGTTTCGCGAAGCCTGTTAAGGACTCGATAGAGCTTAACCTGCAATTCCCCTTTATCGATGAGGAGTCTATGTTTGCTACTCAGCCTAGCCGATATATTAGCCATCTCATCGGGCACGAGGGCCCGGGAAGTATCATGTCATGTATCAAGTCCAAAGGTTGGGCAAATGGTCTTACCGCCGGTGCCTCCCCCATCTGCCCCGGTGCTCCTGGTACCTTTGATGTAGAGGTCCTTTTGACGGAGGAGGGTCTCGAGAACTACCCTGAAATCGTCAAGATCTTTTTCCAGTACATCAGTCTCCTGCGCGAGAGCCCGCCCCAGGAGTGGATCTTCCAAGAGCAGAAGAAAATGGCTGATATCGATTTTATGTTTGAGCAAAAGACGCCTGCCTGTGAATTTACCTGCCGAATCAGCTCTGCCATGCAAAAGCCTCTTCCTCGGGAATGGCTGCTTAGTGGACACAGCCGTCTCCGAGAGTTTGCACCTGATGAGATCCAAAAGGCCCTTGCCACGATTCACCCGGATAACTTCCGCATGACCATTGTATCACGCGAATATCCTGGCAACTGGGACCAGAAGGAAAAGTGGTACGGAACTGAATATCGACATGAAAAGATCCCCGATGATCTTATGGAGGAGTGCAGGAAAGCCTTTGCAGTCTCTCCCAAAGATCGACTGTCTGCCCTTCACCTACCTCACAAGAACAAGTTTATTCCTACCAAGCTCGAGGTCAAGAGGAAGGAGGTGGATAAGCCGGCACAGAACCCCAGGGTTATCCGCAATGATTGCATTGCCAGGACATGgtggaagaaggatgataCATTCTGGGTTCCTCGCGCCAACGTTGTTGTCAGCTTGAAGACACCACTTATATATGCTTCAGCAGAAAATAACGTCAAGGCTCGACTGTTCTCGGACCTCGTCCGTGATAGGCTCGAGGAGTACTCGTACGACGCGAAGCTGACTGGCTTGCAGTACAACGTCGGTCTCCATTCGCGCGGTGTGTTCCTGGAGATTGGCGGCTACAATGATAAGCTGCCCGTGCTCTTAGAACAAGTCGTCACAACAATGCGAGACCTGGATATCAAAGAAGATCGTTTTGAGATCGTCAGGGAGCGCTTGATCCGAGGATACAGCAATTGGCAGCTGCAGTCAGCCTACTGTCAGATTAGCAACTACACCAAGTGGCTCAATGCCCCCGGAGGGGACTTTATAGCAGAGGAGTTGGCAACGGCGCTCTCAAGCGTCTCACTGGAAGGTGTCAGGCTGTTCCAGAAGCAGATGCTTGGACAGGTCTTCATCGAAGTGTACGTAAACGGTAACATGTACAAGAAGGATGCTCTTAAGGCCACCCATATGGTCGAGTCCAGGCTGGCGAATCTATCTATATCTATCTACCGGCATCTTATGTAG